From Streptomyces sp. TLI_105, the proteins below share one genomic window:
- a CDS encoding pectinesterase family protein produces MSETRSKARHRRRGKALAIGVPAVLATAGVLAYGTAFGLFGADARPRAGAATAPEWARAVADGFASVDALGQKGTYGGRDGATVTARNLADLEKYATAPEPYVIVVAGTITMDPAGKEIRVASDKTIVGSGTSGHIVGGGFFLGPGVHNVIIRNLTIRDAYQGVWNDKDHDFDAVQMDGAHHVWIDHNDLRHMADGLIDSRKDTTYVTVSWNRLGNNNKTFGIGWTENVTADLTLHHNWFRETEQRNPSTDNVAHAHLYNNYLQDDPGTAVTSSYGNYARGKTRMLLENSYFQGVDNPVIKDAGAALVQRGNIFSGTTGRNESGGTAFDPRTYYPYTPDPAADVPALLKSGAGPRSSIGTTAAAAPAATTLTVAKDGSGQYTSVQKAVDAVPAGNTSRVVIRVGPGVYRETVKVPSNKPHLTIEGTGRSRKDTLIVEGRASGTPKPDGSGTYGTGGSATVAVEADDFQARNLSISNDFDEARNQNVSGHQAVALRTAADRILLDGVIVSGDQDTLLLDTAARDRTGRVYVTDSYVIGNVDFVFGRATAVIDRSVLTLKKRWDGTSAGYVTAPSTPAGRHGFLITRSTVNGDVSPGGFFLGRPWHAGGDATLDPQTTVRDSVLGAAVKATPWTDMGGFSWKSDRFAEYRNSGPGAGPAGAARPHLTDAQAAAQDTAHWLGGWTPTAG; encoded by the coding sequence GTGAGCGAGACCCGCAGCAAGGCGAGGCACCGCAGGCGCGGAAAGGCCCTGGCGATCGGTGTCCCGGCCGTCCTGGCGACGGCCGGGGTGCTGGCCTACGGGACGGCCTTCGGCCTGTTCGGCGCGGACGCCCGGCCCCGGGCCGGCGCCGCGACCGCACCCGAGTGGGCCCGCGCGGTCGCCGACGGCTTCGCGTCGGTCGACGCCCTCGGCCAGAAGGGCACGTACGGCGGACGCGACGGCGCCACCGTCACCGCGCGGAACCTCGCCGACCTCGAGAAGTACGCCACGGCGCCGGAGCCGTACGTCATCGTGGTGGCCGGGACGATCACGATGGACCCCGCGGGCAAGGAGATCAGGGTCGCCTCCGACAAGACGATCGTCGGCTCGGGCACCTCGGGGCACATCGTCGGCGGCGGATTCTTCCTCGGCCCCGGCGTCCACAACGTCATCATCCGGAACCTGACGATCCGGGACGCGTACCAGGGCGTCTGGAACGACAAGGACCACGACTTCGACGCCGTCCAGATGGACGGCGCCCACCACGTGTGGATCGACCACAACGACCTGCGGCACATGGCCGACGGCCTCATCGACAGCCGCAAGGACACCACGTACGTCACGGTCTCCTGGAACCGGCTCGGCAACAACAACAAGACGTTCGGCATCGGCTGGACGGAGAACGTCACCGCCGACCTCACCCTCCACCACAACTGGTTCCGCGAGACCGAACAGCGCAACCCGTCCACCGACAACGTCGCCCACGCGCACCTCTACAACAACTACCTCCAGGACGACCCGGGCACCGCCGTCACCTCGTCCTACGGAAACTACGCCCGCGGAAAGACCCGCATGCTCCTGGAGAACAGCTACTTCCAGGGCGTGGACAACCCCGTGATCAAGGACGCCGGCGCCGCCCTCGTCCAGCGCGGCAACATCTTCTCCGGCACCACCGGCCGCAACGAGAGCGGCGGCACGGCCTTCGACCCGAGGACGTACTACCCCTACACCCCCGACCCGGCGGCCGACGTGCCCGCCCTGCTCAAGTCCGGCGCCGGACCCCGCAGTTCCATCGGAACGACGGCGGCGGCCGCGCCCGCCGCCACGACCCTGACCGTCGCCAAGGACGGCAGCGGCCAGTACACGAGCGTGCAGAAGGCCGTCGACGCCGTACCCGCCGGCAACACCTCCCGCGTCGTCATCCGCGTCGGGCCCGGCGTCTACCGCGAGACCGTCAAGGTCCCCTCGAACAAACCCCACCTCACGATCGAAGGCACCGGCCGCAGCCGCAAGGACACCCTCATCGTCGAGGGCCGCGCCTCCGGCACGCCCAAGCCGGACGGCTCCGGCACGTACGGCACCGGCGGCAGCGCCACCGTCGCCGTCGAGGCCGACGACTTCCAGGCCCGCAACCTCAGCATCTCCAACGACTTCGACGAGGCCCGCAACCAGAACGTCAGCGGCCACCAGGCGGTCGCCCTGCGCACCGCCGCCGACCGGATCCTCCTCGACGGCGTCATCGTCAGCGGCGACCAGGACACCCTGCTCCTCGACACCGCCGCCCGCGACAGGACCGGCCGCGTCTACGTCACCGACTCCTACGTCATCGGCAACGTCGACTTCGTCTTCGGGCGGGCCACGGCCGTGATCGACCGCTCCGTCCTCACCCTGAAGAAGCGCTGGGACGGCACCTCCGCCGGATACGTCACGGCGCCGAGCACCCCCGCGGGCCGCCACGGCTTCCTCATCACCCGCTCCACGGTGAACGGCGACGTCAGCCCCGGCGGCTTCTTCCTCGGACGCCCCTGGCACGCGGGCGGCGACGCGACGCTCGACCCGCAGACCACGGTCCGCGACAGCGTGCTCGGTGCCGCCGTCAAGGCCACGCCGTGGACGGACATGGGCGGCTTCTCCTGGAAGTCCGACCGCTTCGCCGAGTACCGGAACAGCGGCCCCGGCGCCGGACCGGCCGGCGCCGCACGGCCGCACCTGACGGACGCCCAGGCCGCCGCCCAGGACACCGCGCACTGGCTCGGCGGCTGGACGCCCACCGCGGGCTGA
- a CDS encoding NPP1 family protein: MSRCGRFLPHRPRGTQLKTQAYATRGTLALAGALALIIALPGSALAAPPTALPANADGLEQTFQPAYDYDTDGCYPTPAIGPDGTLNGGLNPSGALNGQCRDASDLTNTNGYARAKCNNGWCAIIYGLYFEKDQALAGTSLGGHRHDWEHVVVWVQNDQAQYVSTSAHGDFDVYGRDRIRWDGTHPKIVYHKDGIGTHCFRPANSNDEPPENHQHTWQFPSLVGWNGYPAGIREKLTQADFGSAVFGLKDGNLASHLAKAKPAGIPFDPYV; the protein is encoded by the coding sequence ATGTCAAGATGCGGTCGGTTCCTGCCTCACCGACCCAGGGGGACGCAGTTGAAGACACAGGCGTACGCCACCAGGGGCACGCTCGCCCTCGCCGGCGCCCTCGCGCTGATCATCGCCCTGCCGGGCAGCGCGCTCGCCGCACCGCCCACCGCCCTGCCCGCCAACGCCGACGGCCTGGAGCAGACCTTCCAGCCGGCCTACGACTACGACACCGACGGCTGCTACCCCACCCCGGCCATCGGCCCCGACGGGACGCTCAACGGCGGCCTCAACCCCTCCGGCGCCCTCAACGGCCAGTGCCGTGACGCCTCGGACCTCACCAACACCAACGGATACGCGCGCGCGAAGTGCAACAACGGCTGGTGCGCGATCATCTACGGCCTCTACTTCGAGAAGGACCAGGCGCTGGCCGGCACCAGCCTCGGCGGACACCGCCACGACTGGGAGCACGTCGTGGTCTGGGTGCAGAACGACCAGGCCCAGTACGTCTCCACCTCCGCCCACGGCGACTTCGACGTCTACGGCCGTGACCGGATCCGCTGGGACGGCACCCACCCGAAGATCGTCTACCACAAGGACGGCATCGGCACCCACTGCTTCCGCCCGGCGAACTCCAACGACGAACCGCCCGAGAACCACCAGCACACCTGGCAGTTCCCCAGCCTGGTCGGCTGGAACGGCTACCCCGCGGGCATCCGCGAGAAGCTCACCCAGGCCGACTTCGGCAGCGCGGTCTTCGGCCTCAAGGACGGGAACCTCGCCTCCCACCTGGCCAAGGCGAAGCCGGCCGGCATCCCCTTCGATCCGTACGTCTGA
- a CDS encoding class I SAM-dependent methyltransferase, producing MTRTFEELVAEASEASVDGWGFSWLDGRASEERPSWGYQRLLGERLATASAGLDIQTGGGEVLGGVPVLPPTMAATESWPPNVARATARLHPRGVVVVADPDEPPLPFGDAAFDLVTSRHPATVWWAEIARVLRPGGAYFAQHVGPASVWELVEWFLGPQPEAARHRHPDDEAAGARAAGLDVVDVRSERLRMEFHDIGAVVWFLRKVIWIVPGFTVEDRLPRLRELDARIRAEGPFVAHSARTLIEARKPSAPAA from the coding sequence ATGACACGCACCTTCGAAGAGCTCGTCGCGGAAGCCTCCGAAGCCTCGGTCGACGGCTGGGGCTTCTCCTGGCTCGACGGGCGGGCGAGCGAGGAGCGGCCCTCCTGGGGCTACCAGCGGCTCCTCGGCGAGCGGCTGGCGACCGCCTCGGCCGGGCTCGACATCCAGACGGGCGGCGGCGAGGTCCTGGGCGGGGTCCCGGTGCTGCCGCCGACGATGGCGGCGACCGAGTCGTGGCCGCCGAACGTCGCCCGGGCCACCGCGCGGCTCCATCCCCGGGGAGTGGTCGTCGTCGCCGATCCCGACGAGCCGCCGCTGCCGTTCGGCGACGCCGCCTTCGACCTCGTCACCAGCCGGCACCCGGCCACCGTGTGGTGGGCGGAGATCGCGCGCGTCCTGCGGCCGGGCGGCGCCTACTTCGCCCAGCACGTGGGCCCTGCCAGTGTGTGGGAGCTGGTCGAGTGGTTCCTCGGGCCGCAGCCCGAGGCGGCCCGGCACCGCCATCCCGACGACGAGGCCGCCGGGGCGCGCGCCGCCGGGCTCGACGTCGTGGACGTGCGCTCGGAGCGGCTGCGCATGGAGTTCCACGACATCGGCGCCGTCGTCTGGTTCCTGCGGAAGGTCATCTGGATCGTGCCGGGGTTCACGGTGGAGGACCGGTTGCCCCGGTTGCGCGAGCTCGACGCGCGGATCCGCGCGGAGGGCCCGTTCGTGGCGCACTCCGCGCGGACCCTGATCGAGGCGAGGAAGCCCTCCGCGCCGGCCGCTTAG
- a CDS encoding NAD-binding lipoprotein — MRKEDKKVVPRQRGAAQGAGPGRTGETRTADERPTDRIRPTSRIRSASRGRSGGRTRSAHRDHSAEERLRYWFDTTLTRGTAALCGWLALVCLALVVPVSTVLVWTDRHTPASLGSRIAAVWRNTGQTMRLGGEVGPPLRVALSVLLALIALVYVSTLVSLITTGLTDRLIALNRGHARILESGHTVVLGWSEQIPTVLSELVAARTDRRRRTIAVLADRDKPAMEEELRASVGATGRTRVLCRTGRPTDPAALARVSPAAADCVLVLPRDDPRDDTEVVKTLLSLSAAVGETDPVRVVAAVRDDRHLGAARLAAGPGATVLDMDDIAARLLVDCVRQPGLSLVHQELLDFAGHEFHTLREPASSGRTFDEAARACPVSTAVGIVHGDGTVALNPPRSTPLLADDALLVIAEDEHATRLSVTPAPYDPTALTHAPPETPRRPERVLLLGWNRRAPRIATRLAVRTPPGSFLDVVAEPRTDTLTGIRTVTDAVGGRMAVLHRPGDPALSGTTDALDLDRYDAVIVLGPDHRPGHGDPDDRTLVTLLHLRAGRRASGRRVPVVTEMTDDRNRLIAPPLPGADFVVSGRLIGLLMTQISQNPHLAAVFEELLAPDGNTLQLRPAAHYVRTGRTTSFATVAESAARQGACAIGYRSTTAPDHGLCLNPPKAHVRHWHPDDQVVVIAPG, encoded by the coding sequence GTGCGAAAAGAAGACAAAAAGGTCGTACCCCGGCAGCGGGGCGCCGCACAGGGAGCCGGCCCCGGCCGGACCGGGGAGACCCGGACCGCCGACGAGCGGCCCACGGACCGGATCCGGCCGACCTCCCGGATCCGGTCCGCCTCCCGAGGCCGCTCCGGCGGCCGGACACGGTCCGCTCACCGCGACCACTCCGCCGAGGAACGCCTCCGCTACTGGTTTGACACCACTCTCACCCGCGGCACCGCCGCGCTCTGTGGCTGGCTGGCCCTCGTCTGCCTCGCCCTCGTCGTCCCCGTCAGCACTGTCCTCGTCTGGACCGACCGGCACACCCCCGCCTCCCTCGGCTCCAGGATCGCGGCCGTGTGGCGCAACACCGGACAGACCATGCGCCTGGGCGGCGAGGTCGGCCCCCCGCTGCGCGTCGCCCTGTCCGTGCTCCTCGCCCTCATCGCGCTCGTCTACGTCTCCACCCTGGTCAGCCTCATCACCACCGGCCTCACCGACCGCCTCATCGCCCTCAACCGAGGTCATGCCAGGATCCTGGAGAGCGGACACACCGTCGTGCTCGGCTGGTCCGAACAGATCCCCACCGTCCTCTCCGAACTCGTCGCCGCCCGCACCGACCGGCGCCGCCGGACCATCGCGGTCCTCGCCGACCGCGACAAACCCGCCATGGAGGAGGAGCTCCGCGCCTCCGTCGGCGCCACGGGCCGCACCAGGGTTCTCTGCCGCACCGGTCGGCCCACCGACCCCGCCGCACTCGCGCGCGTGAGCCCGGCGGCCGCGGACTGCGTCCTCGTCCTGCCCCGCGACGACCCCCGCGACGACACCGAGGTCGTCAAGACCCTGCTGTCCCTCTCGGCGGCCGTGGGGGAGACGGACCCCGTACGCGTCGTCGCCGCCGTGCGCGACGACCGCCACCTCGGCGCCGCCCGCCTGGCCGCGGGGCCCGGCGCCACCGTCCTCGACATGGACGACATCGCGGCGCGCCTCCTCGTCGACTGCGTACGACAGCCCGGCCTCTCCCTCGTCCACCAGGAACTCCTCGACTTCGCCGGACACGAGTTCCACACCCTCCGGGAACCGGCGTCGTCCGGCCGCACCTTCGACGAGGCCGCCCGCGCCTGCCCGGTGTCGACCGCCGTCGGCATCGTCCACGGCGACGGCACCGTCGCGCTCAACCCGCCCCGCTCCACCCCGCTGCTCGCCGACGACGCCCTCCTCGTGATCGCCGAGGACGAGCACGCGACCCGTCTGTCGGTCACCCCCGCGCCCTACGACCCGACCGCGCTCACCCACGCCCCGCCCGAGACCCCCCGGCGCCCCGAGCGGGTCCTCCTCCTCGGGTGGAACCGCCGGGCACCCCGGATCGCCACCCGGCTCGCGGTCCGTACACCGCCCGGCTCGTTCCTCGACGTCGTGGCCGAACCGCGCACCGACACCCTCACCGGCATCCGGACCGTCACCGACGCCGTCGGCGGGCGCATGGCGGTGCTCCACCGGCCCGGCGACCCCGCCCTGAGCGGGACCACGGACGCGTTGGACCTCGACCGGTACGACGCGGTGATCGTGCTCGGCCCCGACCACCGGCCCGGCCACGGAGACCCGGACGACCGGACACTCGTCACCCTCCTCCACCTGCGGGCCGGGCGACGGGCGAGCGGCCGGCGCGTCCCCGTCGTCACCGAGATGACCGACGACCGCAACCGGCTCATCGCGCCGCCGCTCCCCGGCGCCGACTTCGTCGTCAGCGGCAGGCTCATCGGACTCCTGATGACCCAGATCTCCCAGAACCCGCATCTCGCCGCCGTGTTCGAGGAACTCCTCGCCCCGGACGGCAACACCCTCCAGCTCCGCCCGGCGGCCCACTACGTCCGCACCGGACGCACCACGTCCTTCGCCACCGTCGCCGAATCGGCCGCCCGCCAGGGCGCCTGCGCCATCGGCTACCGCTCCACGACCGCCCCCGACCACGGCCTGTGCCTCAACCCGCCCAAAGCGCACGTCCGCCACTGGCATCCGGACGACCAGGTCGTGGTCATCGCGCCCGGATAG
- a CDS encoding TetR/AcrR family transcriptional regulator has product MPASAAARRALLADTAIDVLAEHGMRGLTHRAVDRAAGLPPGTTSAYHRTRQSLLTALVSRLVERDQAEIQEAGRRAGAPRDAEELVGGLAGFTALRLTGEGRRRSLARYACALESVHQPELREILVPRDNAARRSVEEFLAAQGLEDARERTITLLTCVDGLVFDRLVNGGTVSVEEVRRLVAAALRQG; this is encoded by the coding sequence ATGCCCGCCTCCGCCGCAGCCCGACGCGCCCTCCTCGCCGACACCGCCATCGACGTCCTCGCCGAGCACGGCATGCGCGGGCTCACCCACCGCGCGGTCGACCGGGCCGCCGGTCTGCCGCCCGGCACGACCTCCGCGTACCACCGCACCCGCCAGTCGCTCCTGACCGCGCTCGTGAGCCGCCTCGTCGAGCGCGACCAGGCCGAGATCCAGGAGGCGGGCCGGCGTGCCGGAGCGCCCCGCGACGCCGAGGAACTCGTCGGCGGGCTCGCGGGGTTCACCGCGCTCCGGCTCACCGGGGAGGGCCGCCGCCGTTCCCTCGCGCGCTACGCGTGCGCCCTGGAGAGCGTGCACCAACCCGAGTTGCGGGAGATCCTCGTCCCGCGCGACAACGCGGCCCGGCGTTCCGTCGAGGAGTTCCTCGCGGCCCAGGGCCTCGAAGACGCCCGCGAGCGCACGATCACCCTGCTCACCTGCGTGGACGGCCTGGTCTTCGACCGCCTGGTCAACGGCGGCACCGTCTCCGTCGAGGAGGTCCGCCGCCTGGTGGCGGCCGCGCTGCGGCAGGGGTGA
- a CDS encoding FAD-dependent monooxygenase — MASSLRVLIHGGGIGGLTLATALARRGHTVEVAEIREELDALGVGIIQPSNALHVMRELGVLDDCLAAGFEWEVLTIADPAGNTLARIPQPRMGDLPAANGIPRPALARVLGDAAVAAGAKVRFGVTVTELDDDGTGVTVVLSDGSGDRWDLVVGFDGIGSPLRTRLYGDRYAPAYTGFANWRVTVPRHPEVRGVVMATAGQEAKALLTPITDGLMYLGAVFAEAGDHRPDPDRAHEELAERLAVFSGPVAEALGGVTDPAAVVYSRISQVTVEEPWHVGRVALAGDAAHASTPHLAQGAAMAVEDALVLAESLDAADSVPEALQTWEARRRPRALWVQAMSRAVLKQEMGAPTTPEEDALLEIGIPGAAHVLVKPY, encoded by the coding sequence ATGGCATCATCCCTGCGCGTCCTGATCCACGGCGGAGGCATCGGCGGCCTCACCCTCGCCACCGCTCTGGCCCGGCGCGGCCACACCGTGGAGGTGGCCGAGATCCGCGAGGAGCTCGACGCCCTCGGCGTGGGCATCATCCAGCCGTCCAACGCCCTGCACGTGATGCGGGAGCTCGGGGTGCTCGACGACTGCCTCGCGGCGGGATTCGAATGGGAGGTCCTGACGATCGCCGACCCGGCGGGGAACACGCTGGCACGGATACCCCAGCCCCGCATGGGCGACCTGCCGGCCGCCAACGGCATTCCTCGGCCCGCCCTCGCCAGGGTGCTCGGCGACGCCGCCGTCGCCGCCGGCGCCAAGGTCCGCTTCGGAGTGACCGTCACCGAACTCGACGACGACGGTACGGGTGTCACCGTCGTGCTCTCCGACGGCTCCGGCGACCGCTGGGACCTGGTCGTCGGCTTCGACGGCATCGGCTCCCCGCTGCGGACCCGCCTCTACGGCGACCGGTACGCGCCCGCGTACACCGGATTCGCCAACTGGCGCGTGACCGTGCCCCGGCACCCCGAGGTCCGGGGCGTGGTCATGGCCACGGCGGGTCAGGAGGCGAAGGCCCTCCTCACCCCGATCACGGACGGACTGATGTACCTGGGAGCCGTGTTCGCCGAGGCCGGGGACCACCGGCCGGACCCCGATCGCGCCCACGAGGAGCTCGCCGAGCGGCTCGCGGTCTTCTCCGGCCCCGTAGCCGAGGCGCTCGGCGGGGTCACCGACCCCGCGGCCGTGGTGTACTCCCGCATCTCCCAGGTGACGGTGGAGGAGCCGTGGCACGTGGGCCGGGTGGCGCTGGCCGGCGACGCCGCCCACGCCTCCACCCCGCACCTCGCGCAGGGAGCGGCGATGGCCGTCGAGGACGCCCTCGTCCTCGCCGAGTCCCTGGACGCCGCGGACTCGGTCCCCGAGGCCCTGCAGACCTGGGAGGCGCGCCGCCGGCCCCGCGCCCTGTGGGTGCAGGCCATGTCCCGGGCGGTCCTCAAGCAGGAGATGGGCGCGCCGACGACCCCCGAGGAGGACGCGCTCCTCGAGATCGGCATCCCGGGAGCCGCCCACGTCCTGGTGAAGCCCTACTAG
- a CDS encoding VWA domain-containing protein, with product MTEATPSPDPTVSSGLAPSADPAPAAGPAPSSDPTVSSGLAPSPDPAPSSNPAPSADPAPAVGPVPSAPVGPDPDDNRRQVLYWRLLARLFDPEEQAALEAASLAVVEDIGLPSALLDPGASVDSVVQRHPELADEFDGLMAPEPEPDGARDRAAEVRRAALASKLLLNVFATGSGTVSAGQLARWQSDAGWFERALGSRPGGPSGGRAAGAALTGGGLGAELGAIEADLVHRMHLREVLADPVLAARLTPSMSLIEQLLRDKGNLSGVALANAKALIRRYVDEVAEVLRTQVEKDTASELDRSVPPKRVFRNLDLDRTIWKNLTNWSPEEERLYVDRLYYRHTVRRTTPQRLIVVVDQSGSMVDSMVNCTILASIFAGLPKVDVHLIAYDTRAIDLTPWVRDPFDVLLRTNLGGGNDGPVAMAMARPKIAEPKNTVMVWISDFYEFDRSQPLFEGIEEVHRSGVRFIPVGSVTSSGRQEVNPWFRERFKALGTPVISGHIDKLVHELKTFLT from the coding sequence ATGACCGAAGCGACCCCCTCGCCCGACCCCACGGTCTCGTCCGGCCTCGCCCCCTCAGCGGACCCCGCCCCCGCGGCCGGCCCCGCCCCCTCGTCCGACCCCACGGTCTCGTCCGGCCTCGCCCCCTCGCCCGACCCCGCCCCCTCGTCCAATCCCGCCCCCTCGGCGGACCCCGCCCCCGCGGTCGGCCCCGTGCCGTCGGCGCCGGTCGGTCCCGACCCCGACGACAACCGGCGCCAGGTCCTCTACTGGCGGCTGCTCGCCCGGCTCTTCGACCCCGAGGAGCAGGCGGCCCTGGAGGCGGCGAGCCTCGCCGTCGTCGAGGACATCGGCCTGCCGTCCGCGCTGCTCGACCCGGGCGCCTCCGTGGACTCCGTCGTCCAGCGCCACCCGGAGCTGGCCGACGAGTTCGACGGTCTGATGGCCCCGGAGCCCGAGCCGGACGGCGCGCGCGACCGGGCCGCCGAGGTGCGGCGCGCCGCGCTCGCGTCGAAGCTGCTGCTGAACGTCTTCGCCACCGGCTCCGGCACCGTCTCCGCCGGGCAGCTGGCCCGCTGGCAGTCGGACGCGGGCTGGTTCGAGCGCGCGCTCGGCTCCCGGCCCGGCGGGCCGTCCGGCGGGCGGGCGGCGGGAGCGGCCCTCACCGGTGGCGGCCTCGGCGCCGAGCTCGGCGCCATCGAGGCCGACCTCGTCCACCGCATGCACCTGCGGGAAGTGCTGGCCGATCCCGTGCTGGCCGCCCGGCTCACGCCCAGCATGTCCCTGATCGAGCAGCTGCTGCGCGACAAGGGCAACCTCTCCGGAGTGGCGCTGGCCAACGCGAAGGCGCTGATCAGACGGTACGTCGACGAGGTCGCCGAAGTGCTCCGCACCCAGGTCGAGAAGGACACCGCCAGCGAGCTGGACCGCTCGGTCCCGCCCAAGCGGGTCTTCCGGAACCTCGACCTCGACCGCACCATCTGGAAGAACCTGACCAACTGGAGCCCGGAGGAGGAGCGGCTCTACGTCGACCGCCTCTACTACCGGCACACCGTCCGCCGCACCACGCCCCAGCGGCTGATCGTCGTCGTGGACCAGTCCGGCTCCATGGTCGACTCGATGGTCAACTGCACCATCCTCGCCTCGATCTTCGCCGGGCTGCCCAAGGTGGACGTCCACCTCATCGCGTACGACACCCGCGCGATCGACCTCACGCCCTGGGTGCGCGACCCCTTCGACGTGCTCCTGCGCACCAACCTCGGCGGCGGCAACGACGGGCCCGTGGCGATGGCCATGGCCCGGCCGAAGATCGCCGAGCCGAAGAACACCGTGATGGTCTGGATCTCCGACTTCTACGAGTTCGACCGCTCACAGCCGCTGTTCGAGGGCATCGAGGAGGTCCACCGCTCCGGTGTGCGGTTCATTCCCGTGGGCTCGGTGACCAGCTCCGGACGGCAGGAGGTCAACCCCTGGTTCCGGGAGCGGTTCAAGGCGCTCGGCACCCCCGTGATCTCCGGCCACATCGACAAGCTCGTGCACGAACTCAAGACCTTCCTGACCTGA
- a CDS encoding aromatic acid exporter family protein, with protein sequence MPHPWRRWKWWQRWGRDPVVVQTLRSTAAATISYVVALRLSSEPAPLTAPLTALLVVQVTLYSTLTTSLRRVNSVVVGVLIAIAFSVLVGLTWWSLALIILASLVVGRFVKVEEFVPEVAISAMLVLGVTQVTDTAWDRVLETLIGAVVGLLFNVVLVPPVWVDTAGDSIVDLAGRMRRLLLDIGEELADPDARPEPAPVPEAASPALFERAAARLHEARRLDNDVADVDAALRQAEDSLRLNPRVKEGLLHRIVLRTGLDTLEICAVVLRVLARSLTDLAKERQGAPLVHRETGLALRETLRHLADTLVSFADLVTSHSSAGAETAEDRLGEELGAARAARDHAAGLLKDEAAHDPERWQLYGALLAEIDRVLDEIDPDHRGRRLMEELDRHTRMRAERRRRVTSLAARARRTP encoded by the coding sequence ATGCCGCACCCGTGGCGCCGATGGAAGTGGTGGCAGCGCTGGGGGCGGGACCCGGTGGTGGTGCAGACGCTGCGCTCCACCGCCGCCGCGACGATCTCGTACGTCGTCGCGCTCCGGCTCAGTTCCGAGCCGGCGCCGCTGACCGCCCCGCTGACCGCGCTGCTCGTCGTGCAGGTGACGCTGTACTCGACGCTCACGACGAGCCTGCGGCGGGTGAACTCCGTCGTCGTCGGCGTCCTCATCGCCATCGCGTTCAGCGTGCTCGTCGGACTCACCTGGTGGAGTCTCGCGCTGATCATCCTGGCGTCGCTGGTCGTGGGCCGGTTCGTCAAGGTGGAGGAGTTCGTTCCCGAGGTGGCCATCAGCGCGATGCTGGTCCTCGGCGTCACGCAGGTCACCGACACCGCGTGGGACCGCGTCCTCGAGACGCTGATCGGCGCGGTCGTGGGCCTGCTCTTCAACGTCGTGCTCGTGCCGCCGGTCTGGGTGGACACCGCCGGGGACTCGATCGTCGACCTGGCCGGGCGGATGCGCCGGCTGCTCCTGGACATCGGCGAGGAGCTCGCGGACCCGGACGCGCGGCCCGAGCCGGCACCGGTCCCGGAGGCGGCCTCCCCCGCCCTCTTCGAGCGGGCCGCGGCCCGGCTGCACGAGGCACGGCGCCTCGACAACGACGTCGCCGACGTCGACGCGGCGCTGCGGCAGGCGGAGGACAGCCTCCGGCTGAACCCGCGGGTGAAGGAGGGGCTGCTCCACCGCATCGTGCTGCGCACGGGCCTCGACACCCTGGAGATCTGCGCGGTCGTGCTGCGCGTCCTCGCCCGTTCCCTGACCGACCTCGCGAAGGAGCGGCAGGGGGCCCCGCTCGTGCACCGGGAGACGGGCCTGGCCCTCCGGGAGACGCTGCGGCACCTCGCGGACACCCTCGTGAGCTTCGCCGACCTCGTCACCTCGCATTCGAGCGCCGGAGCGGAGACGGCCGAGGACCGCCTCGGCGAGGAGCTCGGGGCGGCCCGCGCCGCCCGTGACCACGCCGCCGGACTGCTGAAGGACGAGGCGGCGCACGACCCGGAGCGCTGGCAGCTGTACGGCGCGCTGCTCGCCGAGATCGACCGGGTCCTCGACGAGATCGATCCGGATCACCGTGGCCGCCGGCTGATGGAGGAGCTGGACCGGCACACGCGCATGCGTGCGGAGCGCCGCCGCCGGGTCACCTCCCTCGCGGCCCGGGCACGCCGTACGCCGTGA